One window of the Herpetosiphon gulosus genome contains the following:
- the pyrF gene encoding orotidine-5'-phosphate decarboxylase, producing MFMQKFRAAAISNRSTLCIGLDPDLARLPEHLPRDAAGIVQFNQAIIDATSDLVCAYKPNIAFYEALGSAGWQALKQTIASIPSHIPVLLDAKRGDIGSTAQAYASAAFDELGVDAITLSPYMGYDSLQPFLERADKACFILCRTSNPGGDDVQNLMLANGEPLFLKIAELVAERWNSNHNCGLVVGATYPAEIATIHQRYPQLPLLVPGVGSQGGAIEEVQAAAGDQAIINVSRSVLYANGGSSFAEAARKVAQAFLVPKQALNHP from the coding sequence ATGTTTATGCAAAAATTCCGTGCGGCAGCGATCAGTAATCGTTCAACCTTGTGTATTGGGCTTGACCCCGATTTGGCGCGTTTGCCGGAACATTTACCCCGTGATGCCGCTGGAATTGTCCAGTTCAACCAAGCAATTATTGATGCAACCAGCGATTTAGTTTGTGCTTATAAACCAAATATTGCCTTTTACGAAGCCTTGGGCAGTGCTGGCTGGCAAGCGTTAAAACAAACCATCGCCAGCATTCCTAGCCATATTCCAGTCTTGCTTGATGCCAAACGTGGTGATATTGGCTCAACCGCCCAAGCTTATGCCAGTGCAGCATTCGATGAGCTAGGCGTTGATGCGATTACGCTTAGCCCGTATATGGGCTACGATTCGCTGCAACCATTTTTGGAGCGAGCCGATAAAGCCTGTTTCATTTTATGTCGCACATCTAACCCTGGTGGCGATGATGTGCAAAATCTAATGTTAGCTAACGGCGAACCACTCTTTTTAAAAATTGCCGAATTAGTGGCTGAACGTTGGAATAGTAACCACAATTGTGGGCTAGTGGTTGGAGCAACCTATCCCGCTGAAATTGCTACAATTCATCAGCGTTACCCACAGTTGCCATTGTTGGTGCCTGGGGTTGGCAGCCAAGGCGGCGCTATTGAGGAAGTGCAGGCAGCGGCAGGCGATCAGGCCATTATCAATGTTTCGCGCTCGGTGTTGTATGCTAATGGTGGTAGTAGCTTCGCTGAAGCTGCCCGCAAGGTAGCCCAAGCCTTTTTAGTGCCTAAACAAGCCTTAAATCACCCGTAG
- a CDS encoding DUF5679 domain-containing protein gives MTVEAYCVKCKQKRTVDNAEVIQMENGRRAAKGKCPECGTNLTRFLPSEKKK, from the coding sequence ATGACGGTTGAAGCGTACTGTGTCAAATGCAAGCAAAAACGCACCGTGGACAATGCTGAAGTAATTCAGATGGAGAATGGGCGACGGGCAGCCAAGGGCAAATGCCCCGAGTGCGGCACCAACTTGACGCGCTTTTTGCCCAGCGAAAAAAAGAAATAA
- the smpB gene encoding SsrA-binding protein SmpB: protein MAKESKDSIEVMGDNRKARHDYFIQETYEAGIVLRGTEIKSIRRGQVQLRGSYARVQNGEIWLYDAHIAPYAETGELFNHEPMRPRKLLLHRREILKLHQKLATKGLTLVPLRIYLRGRLAKVELGLAQGKKLYDKRDSIADRDAKRQIERAMKNRYE from the coding sequence GTGGCTAAAGAGAGTAAAGATTCAATCGAGGTCATGGGCGATAATCGCAAAGCTCGCCATGATTATTTTATTCAAGAGACCTATGAGGCGGGCATCGTCTTACGCGGCACCGAAATTAAGTCAATTCGGCGCGGCCAAGTGCAGTTACGTGGCTCGTATGCACGGGTGCAAAATGGCGAAATTTGGCTCTACGATGCCCATATTGCACCCTATGCCGAAACTGGGGAATTGTTTAACCATGAGCCAATGCGCCCGCGCAAGCTGTTATTGCACCGCCGCGAAATTTTGAAGCTGCACCAAAAATTGGCGACCAAAGGTTTAACTTTAGTGCCTTTAAGAATTTATCTGCGTGGCCGCTTAGCCAAAGTTGAGCTAGGTTTGGCGCAAGGTAAAAAGCTCTACGATAAACGTGATTCGATCGCCGATCGTGATGCTAAACGCCAAATTGAACGCGCCATGAAGAATCGCTATGAATAG
- a CDS encoding YafY family protein, with protein MDKVERLIAIIMILLKKELVSAKEFSRLFNVSKRTILRDMETLSLANIPIYAVQGVKGGYGIMEEYKVDKRLLTSADLQNILTALGGLEQIFLTEEVARTIKKIEAMVGQLALNRSIHLSFYAWEGRSELLETLKTCQESILKQRLISFAYTDKDGAVTQRMVEAYALHFSESSWYLRGFCLDRQAYRSFKLSRIDRIVLGARGFQPRDDWSEQGYEACYLPQFVTIKAWIAPSIRDQIIERYGRSKLEAHGSELLLATMEIPHNRQGFQFLASFGTQLKVIEPQTYVEEFRQYLAQMLEQYS; from the coding sequence ATGGATAAAGTGGAGCGCCTGATTGCAATTATCATGATCTTGCTCAAAAAAGAGCTTGTTTCGGCAAAGGAATTTTCACGGCTCTTCAATGTTTCCAAAAGAACCATCCTGCGCGATATGGAAACCTTGAGTTTAGCCAATATCCCGATCTATGCGGTTCAGGGGGTCAAAGGCGGCTATGGCATTATGGAAGAATATAAGGTTGATAAACGGCTTTTAACCAGCGCTGATTTACAAAATATATTAACTGCGCTTGGCGGCTTGGAACAAATCTTCCTGACTGAAGAAGTTGCAAGAACAATTAAAAAAATCGAGGCAATGGTTGGGCAATTGGCGCTGAATCGTTCGATCCACCTGTCGTTCTATGCTTGGGAAGGTCGGTCTGAACTGCTTGAAACCTTAAAAACATGTCAAGAATCGATTTTAAAGCAAAGACTGATCTCGTTTGCTTATACCGATAAAGACGGGGCAGTAACCCAGCGCATGGTCGAGGCCTATGCACTTCATTTTAGCGAATCGAGTTGGTATTTGCGGGGCTTCTGTTTAGATCGCCAGGCATATCGAAGTTTTAAATTATCGCGGATCGATCGGATTGTGCTGGGAGCACGGGGGTTTCAGCCTCGCGACGATTGGTCAGAGCAAGGCTACGAAGCGTGTTATCTCCCACAATTTGTCACAATTAAGGCATGGATAGCGCCGAGCATTAGAGATCAAATCATCGAACGTTATGGGCGAAGTAAGCTTGAAGCCCATGGGTCGGAATTGTTATTAGCAACCATGGAAATTCCTCACAATCGGCAGGGATTTCAATTTTTAGCAAGTTTTGGCACGCAACTCAAAGTTATTGAACCCCAAACCTATGTTGAAGAATTTCGACAGTATCTAGCTCAAATGCTCGAGCAGTATTCCTAA
- a CDS encoding alpha/beta hydrolase, with translation MVNPNDFPKPTLISVNGVELEVFEAGQRQGRKPIVLCHGWPEHAFSWRYQMAALATAGYHVIVPNQRGYGNSSRPTAVTAYDIEHLSGDLIALLDHYGYADATFIGHDWGAMVVWGLTLLHPARVNKLINLSVPYIERGEKPWIEVMEAMMGSDSYFVHFNRQPGVADAIFEANRLQFLRNMYRKNVPPSEPQPGMPLINLARAETPLGEPIMSDNDLAVFVSAFESSGFTGGLNWYRNLDRNWHLLAAVNPIIHQPTLMMYGDRDPVQKSATLTAFVPNVEVVNLDCGHWIQQEKPAETNQAMLSWLEKQDRRLELER, from the coding sequence ATGGTTAATCCAAACGATTTTCCTAAACCGACCCTCATTTCCGTTAATGGCGTGGAACTTGAAGTTTTTGAAGCAGGCCAACGCCAAGGCAGAAAACCGATTGTTCTATGTCATGGTTGGCCTGAGCATGCCTTTTCCTGGCGCTATCAAATGGCCGCACTTGCCACAGCAGGCTATCATGTCATCGTGCCAAACCAACGTGGTTATGGCAACTCATCACGTCCAACCGCTGTAACCGCCTACGATATTGAGCATTTGTCGGGCGATCTGATCGCCCTGCTCGATCACTATGGATATGCCGATGCCACCTTTATTGGCCACGATTGGGGGGCAATGGTGGTTTGGGGCTTGACGTTGTTGCATCCCGCCCGGGTCAATAAGCTGATTAACTTGAGCGTGCCTTACATTGAACGGGGAGAAAAACCATGGATCGAGGTCATGGAAGCGATGATGGGCAGCGATTCCTATTTTGTCCACTTCAATCGCCAACCAGGGGTCGCAGATGCTATCTTCGAAGCCAATCGATTGCAGTTCCTGCGTAACATGTATCGGAAGAATGTCCCACCTAGCGAGCCACAGCCAGGTATGCCACTGATCAATCTTGCCAGAGCCGAAACACCACTCGGCGAACCCATTATGAGCGATAACGATCTAGCCGTTTTTGTCTCGGCATTCGAATCGTCTGGCTTTACGGGTGGTCTCAATTGGTATCGAAATCTTGACCGCAACTGGCACTTGTTGGCAGCGGTCAACCCAATTATCCACCAGCCGACCCTCATGATGTATGGCGACCGTGATCCAGTTCAAAAGTCTGCAACCCTAACAGCATTTGTGCCCAACGTAGAAGTGGTTAATCTGGATTGTGGTCATTGGATTCAACAAGAAAAGCCAGCAGAAACAAACCAAGCAATGTTAAGCTGGCTGGAAAAGCAGGATCGCAGGCTAGAGCTGGAACGTTAG